The region GAATGGAGCCCATCTGGTGTTCTCCACGCCGTATCTGACCGGACAGGGTGGTGGAATCTCTACGCGCTCGGGGCGACTGGGGCCGCCGAGCCGACGAACCGAACACCCGATGCAGCAGAGTTCGGCGTCCCCCAGTGGGCGTTCGGCCTCTCGACCTACGCCTTCCTCGACGACGGCCGGGTTGCTGTCCTTCGAAACAGCGACGGCCGAGGCTCGCTCTGTTTACTGGACGGAACCGACCTGACCGATGCCACCCTCCCCTTTGAAGCCTACCCCAGAGCGAAGCTGGTGAGCGACGGCGAGACGCTGGCGTTCGTGGCAGGCGGGCCGGCGACGCCCCCGACGGTCACCCGCTGGAAGCCGGAAGCCACCGCAGGGGGAGAAAGTGCGCCGGAGGTCGAGCGGTTACGGCAGGCGTTCGATCTCGAACTCGAGGCGACCGCCGTCTCGGAGCCGACACATCTCGATATCCCGACCCGCGACGACGCCACGACCCACGCACTCTACTACCCACCTTGCAACTCCGAGGTGAGCGCGCCAGCAGACGATGCCCCGCCGCTGGTGACGATGGTCCACGGCGGCCCGACGAGCCAGACGCTCCCGGTAGCGAAGCTCGCAATACAGTTCTTCACCACCCGCGGCTTCGCCGTCGCGGACGTGAACTACCGCGGGTCAACGGGCTACGGCCGTGAGTACCGCGACGCACTCCAAGGTGAATGGGGTGTCTTGGACACCGCCGACTGCGTCGACACCGCCCAGCATCTGGCGGAAACAGGGCGGGCGGACGGCAAGCGACTGGCGGTTACAGGCGGTTCGGCGGGTGGCTACGCAGTTCTCTGTGCGCTGGCGTTCCACGACACGTTCGACGCCGGGGCGAGCCACTACGGAGTCGCCGATTTGGAAGGGCTCGCAACACACACGCACAAGTTCGAGTCGCGCTACCTCGACGGACTGGTCGGCCCGCTCCCCGAGGCCCGGGAGACCTACCAGGCGCGCTCGCCGGCGTTCCACGCCGACGGCATCGACGCGCCGCTCCTGTTGCTGCAGGGTGGGATGGACCAGGTGGTTCCACAGGAACAGGCCGAAGAGATGGTTGATGCACTGGTAGAGACGGGCACTCCGTACGCCTACGCGCTGTTCCCGAAGGAACGACACGGCTTTCGGACTGCTGAGGCGAGCCAGCGGGCGCTCGAACTCGAAC is a window of halophilic archaeon DL31 DNA encoding:
- a CDS encoding peptidase S9 prolyl oligopeptidase active site domain protein (KEGG: nmg:Nmag_4185 peptidase S9 prolyl oligopeptidase active site domain protein) yields the protein MSERPYGEWPSPVSAADVAGDTRRFGHVAAENGAVYWLERRPSEDGRGVVVRAGADGEQVEVTPSDIDVRTLVHEYGGGDIAVHDGVAFYANFEDQRLYRTDGGDEPTAITPAPETEHGLRYADMELSPDGEHLYAVRERHEGEEAEEEPVTELVRLPSDGSEEPSVVASGHDFYAAPRLSPDGEQLAWLGWDHPRMPWDGTELHLAPVSEDGSVGDDDVVMGGPDESVFQPEWSPSGVLHAVSDRTGWWNLYALGATGAAEPTNRTPDAAEFGVPQWAFGLSTYAFLDDGRVAVLRNSDGRGSLCLLDGTDLTDATLPFEAYPRAKLVSDGETLAFVAGGPATPPTVTRWKPEATAGGESAPEVERLRQAFDLELEATAVSEPTHLDIPTRDDATTHALYYPPCNSEVSAPADDAPPLVTMVHGGPTSQTLPVAKLAIQFFTTRGFAVADVNYRGSTGYGREYRDALQGEWGVLDTADCVDTAQHLAETGRADGKRLAVTGGSAGGYAVLCALAFHDTFDAGASHYGVADLEGLATHTHKFESRYLDGLVGPLPEARETYQARSPAFHADGIDAPLLLLQGGMDQVVPQEQAEEMVDALVETGTPYAYALFPKERHGFRTAEASQRALELELAFYGEAFGFSPADELPALELHRGTRETLTVE